One Clavelina lepadiformis chromosome 1, kaClaLepa1.1, whole genome shotgun sequence genomic region harbors:
- the LOC143453520 gene encoding NEDD8-activating enzyme E1 regulatory subunit-like, with the protein MANKQNKYDRQLRLWGDHGQWCLENSKICLVNVTATGTETLKNLILPGIGSFVIVDKSRVNGEDAGSNFFLDPNAIGESKAKVATNLLLELNPEVKGEYIEEDVANILETNPHFFLSFTVVIACNLYGDTLQKLAALFWCNNIPFVTCKSFGFIGYLRLVIPEHCIIESHPDNSHEDLRLDCPFEELCAYADTIDLDAMDKKDHSHTPYVIIVNIATLVILCVDLSR; encoded by the exons ATGGCTAATAAACAGAATAAGTACGACAGACAATTAAGGCTATGGGGTGACCACGGTCAATGGTGTTTGGAAAACTCAAAGATTTGTTTAGTGAATGTCACTGCTACAGGAACAGAAACCTTAAAGAATCTAATTTTGCCAG GAATTGGGAGCTTTGTAATTGTTGATAAAAGTCGTGTAAACGGTGAGGATGCTggaagtaatttttttcttgatcCAAACGCTATCGGAGAGTCAAAAGCAAAG GTTGCAACAAATCTACTCTTGGAATTGAATCCTGAAGTAAAGGGTGAATACATCGAGGAAGATGTTGCAAACATACTTGAGACAAATCCCCACTTTTTCCTCAGTTTCACAGTTGTCATTGCATGTAATTTATATGGAGATACATTACAGAAACTAGCTGCATTATTTTGGTGCAACAATATCCCATTTGTCACATGCAAATCGTTTGGATTTATTG GGTATTTACGTCTAGTGATTCCCGAACATTGCATTATTGAATCCCATCCAGACAACAGCCATGAAGACCTTAGACTTGATTGCCCATTTGAGGAGCTGTGCGCCTACGCAGATACAATTGATTTAGATGCAATGGATAAAAAAGACCATTCACATACTCCTTATGTTATAATTGTTAATATCGCTACTCTCGTGATATTATGTGTTGATCTAAGTCGATAA
- the LOC143453513 gene encoding NEDD8-activating enzyme E1 regulatory subunit-like, with amino-acid sequence MEWKKAHSGAMPKTWKEKKEFKKLVMSGIRKNADGVPEDEENFDEAVKQVNSALVPSCVPAKVQKIFNDPKCLQITEESTDFWMMVGGLRQFVSNSENGLLPLRGSLPDMFSDSDKYIKLQNIYQGKAKQDMEAVTGHISQVCTKSGCGNGKISEKDIKRFCRNAHFLRVVRTRSLQSEYESPSKSIMDCLTSDEISDAVWYVLLRAVERFQSTNGRLPGMNNAEWESDVNRLNVLTPQFVVFSSGTTF; translated from the exons ATGGAATGGAAGAAAGCCCACAGTGGAGCAATGCCTAAAACCTGGAAAGAGAagaaagaatttaaaaaactagTGATGTCTGGGATTAGAAAAAATGCAGATGGAGTGCCTgaagatgaagaaaattttgacGAGGCTGTAAAACAGGTCAACAGCGCTCTTGTACCCAGCTGTGTTCCagcaaaagtgcaaaaaattttcaacgacCCAAAGTGTTTGCAAATAACTGAAGAAAGTACTGATTTTTGGATGATGGTTGGTGGGTTAAGACAATTTGTTTCGAATAGTGAAAACGGACTTCTTCCGCTACGTGGGTCGCTACCGGACATGTTTTCTGATTCTGATAAGTATATcaagttgcaaaatatttatcaagGAAAAGCGAAGCAGGACATGGAGGCAGTTACTGGCCACATCTCACAAGTTTGCACTAAGTCCGGTTGTGGCAATGGCAAAATATCTGAAAAGGATATCAAGAGATTTTGCCGCAATGCACACTTTTTAAGAGTTGTAAG GACAAGGTCGTTACAAAGCGAGTATGAATCTCCTTCAAAAAGCATTATGGATTGCCTTACTTCTGATGAAATTTCTGATGCAGTGTGGTATGTTTTGCTGAGAGCGGTTGAACGGTTTCAATCCACAAATGGTCGACTTCCTGGTATGAACAATGCAGAGTGGGAAAGTGACGTGAACAGACTGAATGTACTCACTCCACAATTTGTAGTGTTTTCATCTGGCACAACTTTTTGA
- the LOC143461217 gene encoding sialate:O-sulfotransferase 1-like: protein MKMKARSLKCRNIGKVWLIYFSVALLCFLSYLKLSSVKTRDPIFESSQTSLSRKTVMSISEVQQIKTHHHCEVYKVGCFLYNDLNQEMIVAKFDNMTAVWCFSLCSSRLTNYAGLKSGDTCICAQDVTVFAHLQYTKCPVYCKGGAGTCGGDDAIDVYKIVSPCFQEANVPKNIEKSKFLGCFGPMLKFADENHLYEKDFTPTNCILFCDTQKLPLALVDNKNGCMCGQFNERFNLTSKIYCNQTHVKVYRTFSEDTRCGNIRLLSPADYKQTALVSFPGSGNTWTRYLLERATGIYTGSIYGDPHLRRHGFLAESPNVSKHRSVVVKDHMMNNNRMSLYETAILIVRNPYDAMVAEFNRLATDGNQTGFARENQFQSKNFDKSFKFLSHLWLDVIRYVVLSGKPALLIEFEELRNDPIATTLKMVKFLRKHTVISPDHLQQRILCLSQQLNGDHKRGKRKLTIDPFTKVMKGKFNHDVVQARKLLNERGVNFSMPKYERQV, encoded by the exons ATGAAGATGAAAGCTAGGAGTTTGAAATGCCGGAACATAGGAAAAGTTTGGCTCATATACTTTTCTGTCGCACTGTTATGTTTTTTGAGTTACTTGAAGCTATCCAGTGTAAAGACACGAGATCCTATTTTCGAGTCATCGCAAACTTCTCTTTCAAGAAAAACAGTGATGAG TATATCGGAAGTTCAGCAAATTAAGACACACCATCATTGTGAAG TATACAAAGTCGGGTGCTTTCTATACAATGACTTAAATCAAGAAATGATCGTAGCGAAATTCGATAACATGACGGCTGTCTGGTGCTTCTCATTATGCTCTTCAAG GCTGACAAACTACGCTGGGCTAAAATCTGGAGATACGTGCATTTGTGCGCAGGACGTCACGGTCTTCGCCCATCTTCAATACACAAAATGtccagtttattgcaaaggAGGAGCGGGAACATGTGGTGGTGATGATGCTATCGACGTTTATAAGATTGTATCTCCTTGTTTCCAAG aaGCTAACGTTCccaaaaacattgaaaagtcaaaatttttgggGTGCTTTGGTCCGATGCTCAAATTTGCGGATGAAAATCACCTCTACGAAAAAGATTTTACTCCTACTAATTGTATATTGTTCTGTGATACACAAAAACTACCGTTGGCTTTAGTGGATAATAAAAACGGATGTATGTGCGGCCAATTTAATGAAAG GTTTAATCTTACAAGCAAGATATATTGCAACCAAACACACGTAAAAGTTTATCGAACATTTTCGGAGGACACAAGATGTGGAAACATCCGGCTTCTTTCTCCTGCTGATTACAAACAAACAGCTCTCGTGTCATTTCCTGGATCTGGAAATACCTGGACGCGTTATCTTCTTGAAAGAGCTACTGGCATCTACACTGGCAGCATATATGGAGACCCACATTTACGCAGACATG GTTTTTTGGCTGAATCACCAAACGTCTCCAAGCATCGCAGCGTAGTTGTGAAAGATCACATGATGAATAATAACAGAATGTCTTTGTACGAGACTGCGATCCTCATCGTTCGAAACCCATATGATGCTATGGTGGCCGAATTTAATCGTTTGGCAACAGACGGAAATCAGACTGGATTTGCAAGAGAAAATCAGTTTCAGTCTAAAA ATTttgacaaaagttttaaatttctttccCATTTGTGGTTGGATGTGATTCGGTATGTGGTTCTGAGTGGTAAACCAGCTCTCCTAATTGAGTTTGAAGAACTGAGGAACGATCCTATTGCGACAACACTGAAAATGGTCAAGTTTCTGAGGAAACACACAGTGATTTCGCCTGATCACCTCCAACAACGTATTCTCTGCCTCAGTCAACAACTGAATGGAGATCATAAAAGAGGCAAGCGCAAACTCACAATAGATCCATTTACCAAGGTTATGAAAGGGAAGTTTAATCATGATGTAGTTCAAGCAAGAAAGCTATTGAACGAACGCGGTGTTAATTTCTCGATGCCAAAATATGAAAGACAAGTATAA
- the LOC143459488 gene encoding uncharacterized protein LOC143459488: MSSAPALTAEYLIEIVVDDEECIIKPVSSSALQANDLFQCKYCDEKFKSQRGFEVHQKVKHRGYLGFSSETCSGKTIKSMWVEVCESPDDLTTEAIDYFMNIFATKPNGSELLTTFSLDGISRILHIFGPNADRCKSLEATRKFLIFFSGKYTQKIQQNCHQVTSLQMKLVLRKLKRNFNLYVTHLYTFCL; the protein is encoded by the exons ATGTCGTCCGCACCAGCACTTACTGCtgaatatttaattgaaatcgtTGTCGACGATGAAGAGTGTATAATCAAGCCTGTATCATCTTCTGCTTTGCAAGCTAATGATCTCTTTCA GTGTAAATActgtgatgaaaaatttaaaagtcagCGAGGTTTTGAAGTTCATCAAAAGGTCAAGCATCGTGGTTATTTAG GCTTTTCCTCTGAGACGTGTTCtggcaaaacaattaaaagtaTGTGGGTTGAGGTATGTGAATCACCAGATGATTTGACGACAGAAGCCATTGATTACTTTATGAACATTTTCGCCACCAAACCAAATGGATCTGAGTTGTTGACAACGTTTAGTTTAGATGGCATATCTAGAATTCTTCATATTTTTGGCCCGAATGCAGATCGATGCAAATCACTTGAAGccacaagaaaatttttgatctttttctcag GAAAATACACGCAGAAAATACAACAGAATTGCCATCAAGTAACCTCACTCCAGATGAAATTAGTATTGCGTAAACTGAAAcgcaattttaatttgtatgtTACACATTTGTACACGTTTTGTCTTTAA